A DNA window from Hordeum vulgare subsp. vulgare chromosome 1H, MorexV3_pseudomolecules_assembly, whole genome shotgun sequence contains the following coding sequences:
- the LOC123419475 gene encoding cytochrome P450 89A2-like, with the protein MATLHGLFFHGTSLFVLLLVLLLRFRRLQGHGKRLPPGPPALLLLFSAAWLGLTSSPTKAEPLLRRLFKRYGPIVSLRVGSRLTIFVADHRLAHTALLERGAALADRPNLASASLLGVNDKYTVTRAGYGPVWRLLRRNLVAETLHPSRARLFAPARFWARRVLVEKLRCSGPDDDGEAPAPVMATFQYVVFCLLLFMCFGERLDEGTVRAIADAQREQLRYMFSKMSVFAFLPSVAEHLLRGRVRTALSLQRRQKELLLPLIDGRREYQKRGREHEPMLSKSETTLEHSYVDTLFDVRLPEEGNRPLTDDEIVNLCSEFLTAGTDTTSSALQWIMAELVKHQAIQEKLYEEIKAETRDGQEEASEEDVQNMPYLKAVVLEGLRKHPPVHFVVPHMAAEDVEVGGHLIPKGSTVNFMVAAMGRDEREWKKPMEFIPERFLAGKVVDVTGSTGIRMMPFGVGRRICAGLNSAMLHLLYLVANMVREFEWKEAAGHEVDLAEKLDFTVVMKKPLRPRLVPRKLQPNVQT; encoded by the coding sequence ATGGCAACGTTGCACGGCCTCTTCTTCCATGGTACGAGCCTCTTCGTGCTCCTCCTAGTCTTGCTCCTCCGTTTCCGTCGCCTGCAGGGTCATGGCAAGCGCCTCCCGCCGGGCCCGCCGGCGTTGCTGCTGCTCTTCAGCGCGGCGTGGCTGGGGCTGACCAGCTCGCCGACCAAGGCAGAGCCCCTGCTTCGGCGCCTGTTCAAGCGGTACGGCCCCATCGTGTCGCTGCGGGTGGGGTCGCGGCTGACCATCTTCGTCGCCGACCACCGCCTCGCGCACACGGCGCTCCTGGAGCGCGGGGCCGCGCTGGCCGACCGCCCCAACCTCGCATCCGCCAGCCTCCTCGGCGTGAACGACAAGTACACCGTCACCCGCGCCGGCTACGGGCCGGTGTGGCGCCTCCTCCGCCGCAACCTCGTCGCCGAGACGCTGCACCCGTCGCGCGCCCGCCTGTTCGCGCCCGCGCGCTTCTGGGCACGACGCGTGCTTGTGGAGAAGCTGCGGTGTTCTGGGCCCGACGACGACGGTGAGGCGCCGGCGCCGGTCATGGCCACGTTTCAGTACGTCGTGTTCTGCCTCCTCCTTTTCATGTGCTTCGGTGAGAGGCTCGACGAGGGCACGGTGCGCGCCATTGCCGACGCGCAGCGCGAGCAGCTGCGGTACATGTTCAGCAAGATGTCCGTTTTCGCCTTCCTCCCGTCGGTCGCCGAGCACCTCTTGCGCGGGCGCGTCCGGACAGCGCTTTCCCTgcagcggcgccagaaagagCTACTCCTGCCACTGATCGACGGGCGTAGGGAGTACCAGAAGCGCGGCCGCGAGCACGAGCCGATGCTGAGCAAATCGGAAACTACATTGGAGCACTCGTACGTGGACACGCTGTTCGACGTCAGGCTCCCGGAGGAGGGCAACCGCCCACTCACCGACGACGAGATTGTTAACCTCTGCTCGGAGTTCCTCACCGCCGGGACCGACACCACCTCCAGCGCGCTGCAGTGGATCATGGCCGAGCTGGTGAAACACCAGGCCATCCAGGAGAAGCTCTACGAGGAGATCAAAGCCGAGACAAGAGACGGCCAGGAAGAAGCCTCCGAGGAAGACGTCCAAAACATGCCTTACCTCAAGGCGGTGGTTCTAGAGGGCTTGCGGAAGCACCCGCCGGTGCACTTCGTGGTGCCGCACATGGCAGCGGAGGACGTGGAGGTCGGCGGGCACCTCATCCCCAAGGGTTCCACGGTGAACTTCATGGTGGCTGCGATGGGCAGGGACGAGAGGGAGTGGAAGAAGCCCATGGAGTTCATTCCGGAGCGGTTCTTAGCAGGCAAAGTGGTGGACGTGACAGGCAGCACGGGGATCAGAATGATGCCGTTCGGCGTCGGCCGGAGGATCTGTGCCGGTCTGAACAGCGCCATGCTTCACCTGCTCTACCTGGTGGCCAACATGGTGAGGGAATTCGAGTGGAAGGAAGCGGCCGGCCACGAGGTTGACTTGGCCGAGAAACTGGACTTCACTGTCGTCATGAAGAAGCCGCTGCGCCCGCGCCTTGTGCCCCGAAAGCTACAGCCAAACGTGCAGACTTAA